One stretch of Zingiber officinale cultivar Zhangliang chromosome 6B, Zo_v1.1, whole genome shotgun sequence DNA includes these proteins:
- the LOC121990914 gene encoding uncharacterized protein LOC121990914, producing MAELDALLHEMGIANKDSNTAQNETADKKQLEQSSEGEKKESVGAPSENRILKKKKSKKEKSSKEQEEHDQNQEKGDIEAEVVDATVVDVKERIKKVTSMRKKKSSKEMDVEQLNKRASYLM from the exons atggcAGAGCTGGATGCACTTCTACATGAAATGGGCATtgcaaataaagatagtaatactGCACAAAATGAGACAGCTG ACAAGAAGCAATTGGAGCAAAGTAGTgaaggggagaagaaagaaagtgtTGGTGCTCCTTCAGAGAACAGaatcttaaagaagaagaaatccaagaaagaaaaatCATCAAAGGAACAGGAGGAGCATGATCAAAATCAggagaaaggagacattgaagCTGAAGTGGTAGATGCAACTGTAGTTGACGTAAAGGAAAGGATAAAGAAGGTGACCTCCATGAGGAAGAAGAAATCAAGCAAAGAGATGGATGTCGAACAATTGAATAAAAGGGCTTCTTACTTgatgtaa
- the LOC121990915 gene encoding phosphatidylinositol 4-phosphate 5-kinase 8-like, translating to MGKFSWPSGATYEGEFRSGRMDGVGTFTGADGDTYNGHWATNRKHGFSSKSYANGDYYEGTLRCNLQGAMGVACGETATSTWVSGATTSSMATAPSSGPTATAASLRELKQTDFDPRKKSWTRFPPEGTKITPPHQSPEFRWNDYCSSKGKEQEKQVFWALTPLMSMSWANVGDDDDDDYYATTAPPQAVWGVSEQQHNKKVEETIEEESESEDDGLDMGDDDDVEEPENEPEAIRKEPTIEKPAPVSAPPKDVERQLSKK from the exons ATGGGGAAGTTCTCCTGGCCGTCGGGTGCCACCTACGAGGGTGagttccgatcgggtcggatggatggTGTTGGTACCTTCACCGGCGCCGATGGCGACACCTACAACGGCCATTGGGCGACCAACCGCAAGCATGGTTTCAGCAGTAAGTCCTATGCCAACGGCGACTACTACGAGGGTACGTTGCGCTGCAACCTCCAAGGGGCCATGGGCGTTGCCTGTGGCGAAACGGCAACCAGTACGTGGGTGAGTGGCGCGACGACATCATCCATGGCCACGGCACCCTCATCTGGCCCAACGGCAACAGCTGCGTCG TTGAGGGAGCTGAAGCAGACAGATTTTGATCCAAGGAAGAAGTCCTGGACGAGGTTTCCTCCTGAAGGAACGAAGATAACTCCTCCTCACCAGTCACCTGAGTTCCGTTGGAATGACTATTGCTCT AGCAAAGGGAAGGAGCAGGAGAAGCAAGTGTTTTGGGCCCTGACGCCTCTGATGTCCATGTCCTGGGCTAATGTTGGAGATGACGACGATGATGATTACTATGCTACCACGGCGCCGCCCCAGGCTGTTTGGGGAGTATCGGAGCAGCAACACAATAAGAAGGTTGAGGAGACCATAGAGGAG GAAAGTGAAAGTGAGGATGATGGTCTTGACAtgggtgatgatgatgatgttgaggAACCTGAAAATGAACCAGAGGCTATTAGGAAAGAACCAACCATTGAGAAACCTGCTCCTGTTTCAGCACCACCCAAAGATGTTGAAAGGCAACTGTCAAAGAAGTAg